One window of uncultured Methanoregula sp. genomic DNA carries:
- a CDS encoding Nre family DNA repair protein, protein MIGKGAYLRELTASTMQMNSVTVGKELEGSSPPSVFIGSRNYPDVYAGPMVAPMHGDTSIMDMPESWIPGNKTQEEIIGYRLNLIRGKHQVHARDLDNRFVEKLQEITLSAASLESEVSFKNAPTGQSFSEEHTPFGPSAPVERFDIVGGRWDRDLEKVYYDTDLNAREAVIDLHRKGLPFSSIQKAFSTGVMGREPARHLVPTRWSITACDTLIGDKLLKDVKKCPVIDSFRVHEFSSLHNNYAVILMPTGWQYEWSEAFLRVLANEEYVFSDHEGTRKKTEYSPLGGCYYSCKMAVLEALAKEQKQAGAIVVREALHGYVPLGVFNVRENVRSALQQTATEFEDIRSALTHISEKFTLPMQRFIDEGELLRTMLRQRQSSLSEFLPAAC, encoded by the coding sequence ATGATCGGAAAAGGCGCGTATCTCCGCGAGCTCACTGCGTCCACGATGCAGATGAACTCCGTTACGGTTGGAAAAGAGCTTGAGGGCAGTTCCCCCCCGTCGGTATTTATCGGGAGCAGGAATTACCCTGACGTCTATGCCGGGCCCATGGTTGCCCCCATGCACGGCGATACCTCGATAATGGATATGCCCGAGTCCTGGATTCCCGGTAACAAGACCCAGGAAGAGATCATCGGGTACCGCCTTAACCTGATCCGGGGCAAGCACCAGGTCCATGCCCGGGATCTTGACAACCGCTTTGTTGAGAAACTCCAGGAGATCACCCTTTCTGCTGCATCTCTCGAAAGCGAAGTGAGTTTCAAGAATGCTCCCACCGGCCAGTCTTTTTCTGAAGAGCATACGCCGTTTGGGCCGAGCGCTCCGGTTGAACGCTTCGATATCGTCGGGGGAAGATGGGATCGTGATCTCGAGAAGGTCTATTACGACACGGACCTGAATGCACGGGAGGCGGTCATCGATCTTCACCGGAAAGGCCTCCCGTTCTCAAGCATCCAGAAAGCCTTCTCCACCGGGGTTATGGGCCGGGAGCCGGCCCGCCACCTGGTTCCAACCCGGTGGTCTATCACTGCCTGCGATACTCTGATCGGTGACAAGCTCCTCAAAGACGTGAAAAAATGCCCGGTTATCGATTCGTTCCGGGTTCATGAATTCTCCAGCCTCCACAACAATTACGCGGTGATCCTGATGCCCACCGGCTGGCAGTACGAATGGTCGGAAGCGTTCCTCCGCGTCCTCGCAAACGAGGAGTACGTCTTTTCTGACCACGAGGGGACCCGGAAAAAAACAGAGTACTCCCCGCTTGGCGGCTGCTACTATTCCTGCAAGATGGCAGTCCTCGAAGCCCTTGCAAAGGAGCAGAAACAGGCAGGAGCGATCGTGGTCCGGGAGGCCCTCCACGGGTATGTCCCGCTGGGAGTGTTCAATGTGCGGGAGAATGTCCGTTCAGCCCTGCAGCAGACCGCAACAGAGTTCGAGGACATACGATCTGCCCTTACACACATCTCGGAAAAGTTCACGCTCCCGATGCAGCGGTTCATTGATGAGGGGGAACTGCTCCGGACCATGCTCCGGCAGCGGCAAAGTTCCTTAAGCGAATTCCTTCCGGCTGCCTGCTGA
- the dinB gene encoding DNA polymerase IV, which yields MTPLSTSPEGSMTGLIPAPDVTGKRIILHLDMDSFYASVEMQKRPELRGMPVIIGADPKQGTGRGVVCTCSYEARAFGVRSALPISRAFDLCPHAAFLRPDFPLYSSVSESVMGILRSYGFRLQQVSIDEAFLDISSLGGYSRAQDLAVQIKSAIQSRLGITCSIGIGPGKTIAKIASDFHKPDGLTIVPPETLAEFLAPLPVRKIPGIGEKSETELAGLGIRTIGDLTSADPRMLVSRFGRGVVSLLNSVQGTEESEVCERTGARSLSRETTFESDTDDLPVIAGTLRMLSDAVCQTLAGEHFRCRTVTIKVRYQGFVTRTKSRSLPHYTDDPVAIRNCALVLFREVYIGGKIRLLGIRLSSIEMPDACQMTLSGGTPVYGPGGDDSPTSGLFFRGLSDQLDKTENNQGEAGRDECADHG from the coding sequence ATGACCCCTCTTTCCACCTCTCCTGAAGGTTCCATGACGGGGCTTATACCCGCCCCGGACGTTACCGGCAAGAGAATCATCCTGCACCTGGACATGGACAGTTTCTATGCCTCTGTCGAGATGCAGAAACGCCCCGAGCTCCGGGGAATGCCGGTAATCATCGGTGCAGACCCGAAACAGGGTACCGGCAGGGGAGTTGTCTGCACCTGTTCGTACGAGGCCCGGGCCTTCGGTGTCCGTTCTGCACTGCCAATTTCCCGGGCCTTCGACCTCTGCCCGCATGCAGCCTTCCTGCGGCCGGATTTTCCCCTGTACTCCTCGGTCTCGGAATCGGTAATGGGTATACTGCGATCCTACGGGTTCCGGCTCCAGCAGGTCAGTATAGATGAAGCATTCCTGGACATCAGTTCCCTTGGCGGGTACTCCCGGGCACAGGATCTTGCCGTGCAGATCAAATCGGCGATCCAGTCCCGTCTCGGCATCACCTGTTCTATCGGGATCGGACCCGGTAAAACCATTGCAAAGATAGCTTCGGATTTCCACAAACCTGACGGGCTGACTATCGTTCCTCCTGAGACCCTTGCGGAGTTCCTTGCTCCGCTTCCGGTCAGGAAGATCCCGGGCATTGGTGAAAAGAGCGAAACGGAATTGGCCGGGCTTGGCATCCGGACCATCGGGGATCTCACCAGCGCCGATCCCCGGATGCTGGTATCCCGGTTCGGGCGCGGGGTGGTATCTCTCCTCAACAGCGTCCAGGGCACAGAAGAGAGCGAGGTCTGCGAACGCACCGGGGCCCGTTCCCTCTCCCGAGAGACAACGTTTGAATCAGATACCGATGACCTTCCCGTGATCGCAGGTACACTTAGGATGCTGTCCGATGCAGTCTGCCAAACCCTCGCCGGGGAACACTTCCGGTGCAGGACCGTAACCATCAAGGTCCGGTACCAGGGTTTTGTCACCCGGACCAAATCCCGGAGCCTGCCCCATTATACCGACGATCCGGTCGCCATCAGGAACTGTGCCCTGGTGCTCTTCCGTGAAGTATATATCGGCGGGAAGATCCGGCTGCTTGGCATCCGACTCTCCTCGATTGAGATGCCGGATGCCTGCCAGATGACCCTGTCCGGTGGAACTCCGGTGTACGGCCCGGGAGGGGATGATTCCCCTACCAGTGGGTTATTTTTCCGTGGTCTGTCCGACCAGCTGGACAAGACCGAGAACAATCAGGGCGAGGCCGGCAGAGACGAATGTGCCGATCACGGATAA
- the eif1A gene encoding translation initiation factor eIF-1A has protein sequence MDPNAVNEDGSPVVRVRLPRKRNNEQFAMAELMMGANHIRVRCHDGVTRMGRIKGKIKKRAWIREGDIVLVTPWSFQDEKCDIIYRYLPPQADWLRKNRYL, from the coding sequence ATCGACCCGAACGCAGTAAACGAAGACGGTTCTCCGGTCGTCAGGGTTCGATTACCCAGGAAACGGAATAACGAACAGTTCGCCATGGCCGAGCTCATGATGGGTGCAAACCATATCCGGGTCCGGTGCCATGACGGCGTGACCCGCATGGGCAGGATCAAGGGGAAGATCAAAAAGCGGGCCTGGATCCGGGAAGGAGACATTGTTCTCGTGACCCCGTGGTCATTCCAGGACGAGAAATGCGATATCATTTACCGCTACCTTCCTCCCCAGGCAGACTGGCTGAGGAAAAACCGGTACCTTTAA
- a CDS encoding ABC transporter permease — MLRGAIAIFNRDFKKFLSNPFMVVMTLMMPIMYLVVFGNAMGGTISHIPVAVVQEGPPYNNTPLFTSAVYELNHISQKDYPKLLDTEVYSDEMTAKNDLAKGIVTAVIVFPSEVSNDHAVRLYVDSSNSITPSLVESAVTSVLLKLGAFNPVEINKIYGDIKYIQFFGVGVIMMAIFTSTMFGGGIALIRDRENGIHEGYLVTPVKRTSIIAGIISSGTVRAFIAGFTIFVIDILITGIVIRSMDEFFLAMLVILIACVGVTSLVVSFASRFSAQQEYASVVAFLNLILFMTSGAFYPVIGMPDWLRWITVINPEYYGVDALRGIILRGQGLDVIGFDLIALMIFSGAMIILGIVTYRRTLE, encoded by the coding sequence ATGTTACGTGGTGCGATTGCAATCTTTAACAGGGACTTTAAAAAGTTCTTAAGCAACCCGTTCATGGTCGTTATGACGCTCATGATGCCCATCATGTACCTTGTTGTCTTTGGTAACGCGATGGGAGGCACCATCAGTCATATTCCGGTTGCAGTAGTCCAGGAAGGGCCCCCGTATAACAACACCCCGTTATTCACCAGTGCGGTTTACGAACTCAACCATATCTCCCAGAAAGATTACCCGAAGCTTCTTGACACAGAGGTGTATTCCGATGAGATGACGGCAAAAAACGATCTTGCAAAGGGAATAGTCACTGCTGTGATCGTCTTTCCATCGGAAGTTTCGAACGATCACGCGGTGCGGTTGTACGTGGATAGCTCAAATTCCATCACCCCTTCGCTCGTTGAGTCAGCGGTCACCAGTGTTCTCCTCAAGCTCGGAGCGTTTAACCCGGTTGAGATCAACAAGATCTACGGGGATATCAAGTATATCCAGTTCTTCGGCGTGGGTGTGATCATGATGGCCATTTTCACCTCCACAATGTTCGGCGGCGGGATTGCACTCATCCGGGACAGAGAGAACGGTATCCACGAGGGTTACCTGGTGACGCCGGTCAAGCGGACCAGTATCATTGCCGGTATCATCTCCAGCGGGACCGTCCGGGCATTCATTGCGGGGTTTACGATTTTTGTTATCGATATACTTATTACCGGCATTGTGATCAGGAGCATGGATGAATTTTTCCTCGCGATGCTGGTGATCCTGATCGCCTGTGTTGGTGTAACAAGTCTGGTGGTCTCATTTGCATCGCGGTTTTCCGCACAGCAGGAGTATGCATCCGTTGTTGCGTTCCTCAACCTGATCCTGTTCATGACCTCGGGGGCATTCTACCCGGTCATCGGCATGCCGGACTGGCTTCGCTGGATTACGGTCATCAACCCCGAATATTACGGCGTGGATGCCCTGCGGGGGATCATCCTTCGCGGCCAGGGGCTCGATGTTATCGGCTTTGACCTGATCGCACTGATGATATTTTCAGGAGCAATGATCATCCTGGGAATAGTGACCTATCGCCGAACGCTGGAATAA
- a CDS encoding ATP-binding cassette domain-containing protein, which translates to MGFQQPYPSDLPPEKTRADGEDPVEPVYEPLQESMFPENDIIRIEHLTKIFQSKNKTVTAVSDVTFDVRRGEIFGLLGPNGAGKSTLIRILTTLLYPTSGSAYLNNFDITTQPEKVRSIIGVCPQNSTLDVELTAYDNLDFYGKLVDVPDAILDKRIWELLAMTELTDSAHVRVGTFSGGMRRKLEIVRAFIHHPLILFLDEPTIGLDPEARREVWKQISSLNSEKTTIILTTHYMDEAEKLCDRIAFVDKGRLIALDTLENLKLHLPAGDLIEIGVEQMNDHIIPAILSNPLINTAEIQGNRIVISARNGSKVLPALITIFEENGVPMNSISIRSPSLEDVFIYLTGSKLDNGNTGDQKPASGGRG; encoded by the coding sequence ATGGGATTCCAGCAGCCATATCCATCGGATCTTCCTCCCGAAAAAACCCGGGCTGACGGGGAGGACCCGGTTGAACCGGTGTATGAACCACTTCAGGAGTCCATGTTCCCTGAAAACGATATCATACGGATCGAGCACCTTACTAAAATTTTCCAGAGCAAAAATAAGACCGTAACCGCAGTTTCGGATGTCACGTTCGATGTGAGAAGAGGGGAAATTTTCGGACTGCTCGGGCCGAACGGTGCAGGCAAGAGTACGCTGATACGTATCCTTACCACCCTCCTCTATCCAACATCCGGTTCAGCATATCTCAATAATTTCGATATCACCACGCAGCCTGAAAAAGTGCGAAGCATCATCGGCGTCTGTCCGCAGAACAGCACCCTCGACGTGGAGCTCACCGCGTATGATAATCTCGATTTTTACGGGAAACTGGTCGATGTCCCGGACGCCATCCTCGACAAGAGGATCTGGGAGCTCCTCGCAATGACGGAACTGACGGACAGTGCCCATGTACGTGTCGGCACGTTCTCCGGGGGAATGAGGAGGAAACTGGAAATTGTCCGGGCTTTCATTCACCACCCGCTCATTCTCTTTCTCGATGAACCAACTATCGGCCTTGACCCGGAAGCCCGTCGCGAGGTCTGGAAGCAGATCTCCTCACTGAACAGCGAGAAAACCACCATTATTCTTACCACCCACTACATGGATGAGGCGGAAAAACTCTGCGATCGTATCGCCTTCGTGGACAAAGGCCGGCTGATCGCTCTCGATACCCTGGAAAATCTCAAGCTCCACCTGCCGGCAGGAGATCTCATAGAAATCGGGGTTGAACAAATGAACGACCACATTATTCCTGCAATCCTTTCAAATCCCCTGATAAACACCGCGGAGATCCAGGGAAACAGGATCGTCATCTCCGCAAGGAACGGCAGCAAAGTCCTCCCTGCGCTCATCACGATATTTGAAGAGAATGGGGTTCCCATGAACTCCATCTCCATCCGTTCACCCTCTCTTGAAGATGTTTTCATCTATCTTACGGGAAGCAAACTGGATAATGGGAATACCGGTGACCAGAAACCGGCATCCGGAGGGAGGGGCTGA
- a CDS encoding YkgJ family cysteine cluster protein gives MAFECFQCGDCCSHLGLVHSIRETYGNYKFLIYNQYTGEETPVEIDPDKRELFEDKSIFEKLPNTCPFFRHQPGSELAYCTVHLTRPEICRDYGCWRLLIINHQGRRVGRVKYIRTLCSDDSHLTRLWESCIENHQEPDDAVWETEMIRILTRNGFTVRK, from the coding sequence GTGGCGTTCGAATGCTTCCAGTGCGGTGATTGCTGCAGCCATCTCGGACTGGTTCATTCCATTAGGGAAACGTACGGGAACTACAAATTTTTGATTTACAACCAGTACACCGGTGAAGAGACCCCGGTTGAGATCGATCCCGACAAGCGGGAGCTCTTTGAGGACAAGAGCATTTTCGAGAAGTTGCCCAACACCTGCCCGTTCTTCCGCCACCAGCCCGGGAGCGAACTGGCGTACTGTACCGTTCACCTGACCCGCCCGGAGATCTGCCGGGATTACGGATGCTGGCGCCTGCTCATCATCAATCACCAGGGACGACGGGTTGGTCGCGTAAAGTACATCCGGACGCTCTGCTCGGATGATTCGCACCTGACCCGGCTCTGGGAGAGCTGTATCGAGAACCACCAGGAGCCGGACGATGCAGTCTGGGAGACGGAGATGATCAGGATTCTCACCCGGAATGGTTTTACCGTGCGGAAATAG
- a CDS encoding MarR family transcriptional regulator, whose amino-acid sequence MTDDIKDQVAGNFLALIPLFHKQVFRVSHGVPGIKAAQYRVLGILMKAGPLSMSEIGRRLYISRPYMTALVDTLIENEWVERQQDSSDRRVIRITITPSGKKYLKESLELFKNDFKLLLADMNQEELEQLSVSLEHLQAILAKIR is encoded by the coding sequence ATGACGGATGATATCAAAGACCAGGTTGCAGGCAACTTCCTTGCCCTGATACCCCTGTTCCACAAGCAGGTCTTCAGGGTCAGTCATGGCGTTCCCGGCATAAAAGCCGCCCAGTATCGCGTTCTCGGCATACTGATGAAGGCAGGACCGCTCTCGATGTCGGAGATTGGACGGCGGTTGTATATCTCCAGGCCGTACATGACTGCGCTTGTCGATACCCTGATCGAAAACGAATGGGTTGAGCGGCAGCAGGATTCCTCGGACCGGAGGGTGATTCGGATCACGATCACCCCGTCTGGTAAAAAGTACCTGAAAGAGTCGCTGGAGTTGTTCAAGAACGACTTCAAGCTCCTGCTCGCTGACATGAATCAGGAAGAACTCGAGCAACTCTCTGTGTCCCTTGAACACCTGCAGGCCATACTGGCAAAAATCAGGTGA